A genomic window from Megalobrama amblycephala isolate DHTTF-2021 linkage group LG2, ASM1881202v1, whole genome shotgun sequence includes:
- the golph3b gene encoding Golgi phosphoprotein 3, giving the protein MTSLTQRSSGLVQRRTEASRNAAAADKEKSPEEDEYESRRGEEEDEDKGDSKETRLTLMEEVLLLGLKDREGYTSFWNDCISSGLRGCMLIELALRGRLQLEASGMRRKSLLTRKVLCKSDAPTGDMLLDEALKHIKETQPPETVQSWIELLSGETWNPLKLHYQLRNVRERLAKNLVEKGVLTTEKQNFLLFDMTTHPLTNSTIKQRLVRKVQEAVLEKWVNEPQRMDKRLLALLFLAHSSDVLENAFAPLLDDQYDLAMKRVRLLLDLEPEAEAAKSGANELLWAVVAAFTK; this is encoded by the exons ATGACTTCGCTAACGCAGAGAAGCTCGGGCCTGGTGCAGAGACGGACCGAGGCCTCGCGTAACGCCGCCGCCGCGGATAAGGAGAAAAGCCCTGAAGAGGATGAGTACGAGTCCCGCCGCGGAGAGGAGGAGGACGAAGACAAGGGAGACTCCAAAGAAACACGGCTGACTTTGATGGAAGAGGTGTTGCTGCTCGGACTGAAGGATCGAGAG GGTTACACATCATTCTGGAATGATTGCATATCTTCTGGTCTCAGAGGGTGTATGCTTATTGAGCTGGCTTTAAGAGGTCGCCTGCAGCTGGAGGCATCTGGAATGAGGAGGAAAAGCCTTCTGACCAGAAAG GTGTTGTGTAAGTCTGATGCCCCCACTGGAGACATGTTGCTGGATGAGGCATTGAAACATATTAAAGAGACTCAACCTCCAGAGACAGTCCAGAGCTGGATTGAGTTGTTAAGTG GTGAAACTTGGAATCCGTTGAAGCTGCACTACCAATTGCGAAATGTCCGAGAGCGTTTGGCTAAGAACTTGGTGGAGAAGGGCGTCCTCACCACGGAGAAGCAAAACTTCCTGCTTTTCGACATGACCACCCACCCTCTCACCAACAGCACCATCAAGCAGCGGCTGGTGCGCAAAGTCCAGGAGGCCGTCCTGGAGAAATGGGTCAACGAGCCCCAACGGATGGATAAGCGTCTACTGGCGCTGCTTTTCCTGGCACATTCCTCTGATGTTCTAGAGAACGCCTTCGCTCCTTTGCTGGACGACCAGTACGATCTGGCCATGAAGAGGGTGCGGCTGCTTCTGGATCTCGAGCCAGAGGCCGAGGCTGCCAAGTCGGGCGCCAACGAGCTGCTGTGGGCGGTGGTGGCCGCTTTCACCAAATGA
- the isl1b gene encoding ISL LIM homeobox 1b: MGDPQKRNKLISYCVGCGHQILDRFILRVFPDLEWHAQCLKCAECHQHLDESCTCFIRDGKTFCKDHCSRLRSKCAKCHKAFISKEYVMRTGMNIYHIQCFRCESCNRPLLPGDEYVLRDGQLLCTDHHELNKLKSGSNNQQKETADPFEGMKSTASWRTSERATRVRTVLSESQLRMLQTCYSANPRPDALMKEQLVEMTGLSPRVIRVWFQNKRCKDKKRSLMMRHTQKQLEGHLVSEDPMLASPESQDSDVMISPPWKLLTDFILQKDAEHRSYQQLLSLSKEALCSAGSEAVSISAQLPDTPNSLVASATDISE; encoded by the exons ATGGGAGATCCACAGAAGA GAAATAAGCTGATTTCTTACTGCGTGGGTTGTGGGCATCAGATCCTGGATCGCTTCATTCTGCGGGTTTTTCCTGATCTCGAGTGGCACGCGCAGTGTCTGAAGTGCGCAGAGTGCCATCAGCATCTGGACGAGTCCTGCACCTGCTTCATCAGAGATGGGAAAACCTTCTGTAAAGACCACTGCAGCAG ATTACGCAGTAAATGTGCAAAATGCCACAAAGCCTTCATCAGCAAGGAGTATGTAATGCGAACAGGAATGAATATTTATCACATCCAGTGTTTTCGATGCGAGAGCTGCAATCGTCCGTTACTTCCTGGAGATGAGTATGTTCTGCGGGATGGTCAACTGCTCTGTACAGACCATCATGAGTTAAACAAATTAAAGTCTGGCTCAAATAACCAACAGAAAGAGACTGCAGATCCATTTG AGGGCATGAAATCCACAGCATCCTGGAGGACATCAGAGAGAGCCACCCGTGTGAGGACGGTTCTCAGCGAGTCCCAGCTCCGCATGCTACAGACCTGTTACAGTGCCAATCCCAGACCCGACGCCCTCATGAAAGAGCAGCTCGTGGAAATGACGGGCCTCAGTCCTCGGGTCATTCGCGTCTGGTTCCAGAACAAGCGATGCAAAGATAAGAAAAGAAGTCTGATGATGAGACACACACAGAAGCAGCTTGAGGGCCATCTG GTTTCAGAGGATCCAATGCTAGCCAGTCCAGAGAGCCAGGACAGTGACGTGATGATAAGCCCACCATGGAAACTACTGACCGACTTCATTCTGCAAAAGGATGCTGAACACAGATCATACCAGCAACTG CTGTCTTTATCAAAGGAAGCTCTTTGTTCTGCTGGAAGTGAAGCTGTGTCAATATCAGCTCAGTTACCAGACACACCCAACAGCCTGGTAGCAAGTGCCACGGACATCAGCGAGTGA